Proteins from a genomic interval of Vanessa atalanta chromosome 28, ilVanAtal1.2, whole genome shotgun sequence:
- the LOC125074816 gene encoding zinc finger protein 546-like produces MSRQVDVKALVSHVVRGDGVNRCRICMGDTTEGQVHLNDTVIMDGERPVTLSELLETVTGIQMQLDTDGDLPAGVCPECSKCALNAAEFRTLCHHAISQWDLTIQLLQNLPGQCNEKIKTMFAIIDKSQMTIINDDMSDDSFGINSAAQRLTEHINPQTNIIKKDNHLSLCKCPNCGKEFQYSHQLSHHLKESTDLKRACHICSKIMLRNDLVTHMLDVHKKNPYDCKKCPALLYSHNQFIRHLTKAHTRGACTCIECGRNFQSSNAYHAHVSVHRPKSCPSCDKLFRNQTCYVYHVKECCNLDRNREDTHHTKNKVTVDVKNENSKRNIKVGLRGSAAKECICDHCGKKFAGKKFVAAHIQIVHMKNTHRPCVYCGKFLAAAHMTQHVKKHESDPSYTCQHCSIVLKTRLGYIQHLRLHTGERPYACDICGETFSASSRRSEHIRRVHKSSDIILKQACHLCPAKFRLPYRLKKHLKAVHNDEGDGSQSQFECQVCHDKFSSCRGLLHHSRKHQNVTAPDPSVMFKVYSDVEEEIELPTGLCCNCTNSAICGWQFKQLCLESNKHWRKTTLLLSKTKFQPTSKDKTLYIGCNTLIRDDIENKHPTDAIDRLNSLVGSKKKKTRSKYKKKHVGNIYKCKDCGKDFTVPYFLNRHLLSTKKRACTLCGKILPRENLARHLNKVHAKFVLNCNICEKLFDDQFDLENHQIILHGDSSYQCKICKNGFKNERSLRAHMYTHTLFNCLSCNASFENRKCYTHHRKLCDGSKHTTEGIYECNDCGNIYTKKPSLKVHIVQKHLNVLPYVCQICGKRSSTKTHHKAHELIHKTERKVYQCFCGAKMLTELGFNMHQRIHSGEKPYECGVCGDRFLSASRRLDHIKRRHRSKEMAHRCDQCEARFPQEEYLFPKGFCISCTSVAIASYEFRVFVRKSEKLWTNCIESLQTVPTLTTSQKSIYAIVRDNLLIHTVNNFEGNAKDLLDHLTNRFVARKILIERKPRHPRHPRAGPSCSCTDCGKSFLSPYYLNMHLRNSGQKEACWLCGAMVIRGKEMHEHMAKIHKTDMFLCTECPMLFKSEMERKRHVKKCHGPGVLTCADCGRTFQRPGSFEVHLQMHAVRTCRACGAQFANRGCYREHRSKCEPNAKPDLKTIPRNKRSNIRDPATFTCDYCNKTYHSRPQLKNHILWIHMDIRPHQCQWCGKRFYTPARLAEHSVVHTRVRNFECDICGAKLVSKMAAVYHRRRHTGERPYECQDCGEKFISSSRRSEHAKRRHNRGARLQCTECHASFVRNHELKKHMDKVHNPDNHLMVKIKKEKFFPITKSEKL; encoded by the exons ATGTCACGACAAGTGGATGTAAAGGCCCTAGTATCGCACGTAGTTCGCGGTGACGGTGTTAATAGGTGCCGAATATGTATGGGGGATACTACAGAAGGACAAGTACACTTAAACGACACTGTTATAATGGACGGTGAAAGACCTGTAACGCTTTCCGAACTCCTGGAGACTGTTACTGGAATCCAG ATGCAGCTGGACACAGACGGAGACCTGCCAGCCGGAGTGTGTCCAGAATGCTCGAAATGCGCTTTAAACGCTGCGGAATTCAGAACACTATGCCACCATGCAATCAGCCAGTGGGACTTAACTATTCAACTCTTACAAAACTTACCCGGGCAATGTaatgaaaaaatcaaaacaatgttTGCCATCATAGACAAAAGCCAAATGACTATCATCAATGATGACATGTCTGATGATTCATTCGGCATAAATTCAGCTGCTCAAAGATTAACAGAACACATAAACCCACAAacgaatatcataaaaaaagataatcatttatcattatGTAAATGTCCAAACTGCGGGAAAGAATTTCAGTATAGCCATCAATTAAGTCACCACTTAAAAGAATCAACGGATCTCAAACGTGCTTGCCATATTTGCTCAAAAATTATGTTACGTAATGATCTGGTCACGCACATGTTAGATGTTCATAAAAAGAATCCATATGATTGCAAAAAATGCCCTGCATTGCTGTATTCTCATAATCAATTTATTAGACATTTAACAAAGGCACACACTCGCGGTGCATGTACGTGTATTGAATGTGGACGGAATTTTCAATCATCGAATGCTTATCATGCACATGTTTCAGTACACAGACCGAAAAGTTGTCCGAGCTGTGATAAATTGTTCCGCAATCAAACTTGTTATGTTTACCATGTGAAAGAATGTTGCAATTTAGATAGAAACAGAGAAGACACTCATCACACAAAGAATAAAGTTACAGTAGACGTCAAGAATGAAAACAGCAAGAGAAACATAAAAGTAGGTCTCAGAGGGAGTGCGGCCAAGGAATGCATATGTGATCACTGCGGGAAGAAGTTTGCTGGGAAAAAGTTTGTCGCAGCACATATACAAATTGTTCACATGAAGAACACCCATCGCCCCTGTGTGTACTGCGGGAAGTTCCTAGCAGCAGCGCATATGACGCAGCATGTAAAAAAACATGAATCAGACCCATCGTACACATGTCAACATTGCAGTATAGTTCTCAAGACTCGTCTAGGATATATTCAACATTTACGCCTCCACACCGGAGAGAGACCGTACGCGTGCGATATTTGTGGTGAAACATTTTCAGCTTCTTCCAGACGGTCAGAACATATACGTAGAGTACATAAAAGCTCGGATATAATTTTGAAGCAAGCGTGTCATTTGTGTCCAGCAAAATTCCGGCTCCCTTATAGATTGAAAAAGCATTTAAAAGCAGTTCACAACGACGAAGGCGATGGGTCACAATCGCAGTTCGAATGTCAAGTGTGCCACGATAAATTCAGTTCGTGCCGTGGGCTGTTACATCATAGCCGGAAACATCAAAACGTGACGGCACCAGACCCATCAGTCATGTTCAAAGTTTACAGCG AT GTCGAGGAGGAAATCGAACTACCCACGGGCCTGTGCTGCAACTGCACGAACAGCGCCATCTGTGGGTGGCAGTTCAAACAGCTATGTCTCGAATCGAACAAACATTGGAGAAAGACAACACTGTTGTTATCTAAAACGAAATTTCAGCCAACAAGCAAAGATAAAACATTGTACATCGGCTGCAATACTTTAATAAGAGATGATATTGAAAACAAACACCCAACGGATGCGATCGATAGACTAAACTCGCTCGTCggttcaaagaaaaaaaaaacgagatctaaatataagaaaaaacatgTAGGTAACATTTATAAGTGTAAGGATTGTGGCAAAGATTTCACGGTTCCCTATttcttgaatcgtcatttactGAGTACGAAAAAACGCGCCTGCACCCTCTGCGGTAAGATTTTACCGAGAGAAAATTTGGCGAGACATTTGAATAAAGTTCACGCGAAGTTTGTGTTGAATTGCAATATCTGCGAGAAGTTATTCGATGATCAATTCGATTTGGAAAATCACCAGATAATATTACACGGAGATAGCTCGTATCAATGTAAGATCTGTAAGAATGGCTTTAAAAACGAGAGATCCCTCCGTGCCCACATGTACACGCACACCCTGTTCAATTGTTTATCGTGTAACGCtagttttgaaaatagaaagTGTTACACGCATCACAGAAAACTCTGCGATGGTTCCAAGCACACGACAGAAGGTATATACGAATGCAATGATTGCGGCAATATATACACGAAGAAGCCTTCGTTAAAGGTTCACATCGTTCAGAAACATCTAAACGTTCTGCCGTATGTTTGTCAGATATGCGGAAAACGTAGTTCGACGAAAACTCATCACAAAGCCCATGAGCTCATCCACAAAACGGAAAGGAAAGTCTACCAATGTTTCTGTGGTGCGAAGATGCTCACAGAACTCGGTTTCAATATGCACCAGAGAATACATTCCGGCGAAAAGCCCTATGAATGTGGCGTATGTGGTGACAGGTTCCTGTCGGCCTCGAGGAGGTTGGATCACATCAAGAGACGACATAGGAGCAAGGAGATGGCGCACCGTTGTGATCAATGTGAGGCTAGGTTC CCGCAAGAAGAATATTTATTCCCAAAGGGTTTTTGTATATCTTGTACGAGTGTTGCGATTGCATCGTACGAGTTCAGAGTATTTGTACGAAAGTCAGAGAAACTGTGGACAAACTGTATAGAGTCGCTTCAAACGGTACCAACTTTGACGACGTCCCAGAAATCTATTTACGCGATCGTACGCGATAACTTATTAATCCATACCGTCAATAACTTCGAGGGTAACGCGAAGGATTTATTAGACCATCTCACGAATAGATTCGTAGCGAGGAAGATTTTAATAGAGAGGAAACCGAGGCACCCGAGACACCCCAGGGCCGGACCGTCGTGTAGCTGCACGGATTGTGGGAAAAGTTTTCTCAGTCCGTATTACTTGAATATGCATTTGCGTAATAGCGGTCAGAAAGAGGCCTGCTGGCTCTGTGGTGCGATGGTGATAAGAGGGAAAGAGATGCACGAACATATGGCAAAAATACATAAGACCGATATGTTCTTATGTACCGAATGTCCAATGCTCTTTAAAAGTGAGATGGAACGCAAGCGACACGTGAAGAAGTGTCACGGGCCAGGAGTATTGACGTGCGCTGATTGCGGTAGAACATTCCAGAGACCCGGATCGTTCGAAGTTCATTTACAAATGCACGCAGTCAGGACGTGCCGTGCTTGTGGCGCGCAGTTCGCGAATCGCGGCTGTTACAGGGAACACAGGTCGAAATGCGAACCGAACGCTAAACCGGACTTGAAAACGATACCGAGGAATAAAAGATCGAACATTCGAGATCCGGCAACGTTCACTTGTGACTATTGTAATAAAACGTACCATTCGCGTCCGCAGCTTAAGAACCATATACTATGGATACACATGGACATACGACCACATCAGTGTCAATGGTGCGGCAAGCGTTTTTACACTCCAGCGCGTTTAGCTGAACATTCGGTTGTGCACACGCGCGTCAGGAACTTCGAATGTGATATTTGTGGCGCGAAATTAGTATCCAAAATGGCCGCCGTGTACCACAGACGAAGGCATACGGGCGAAAGGCCGTACGAATGTCAGGATTGTGGTGAAAAGTTTATTTCGTCGTCACGGAGATCAGAACACGCGAAACGTAGACACAATAGAGGTGCTCGGCTCCAATGTACCGAGTGCCATGCGAGTTTTGTTAGGAATCATgagttaaaaaaacatatggACAAAGTTCATAATCCAGATAATCACTTgatggttaaaataaaaaaggaaaagttTTTCCCAATCACGAAATCTGAAaagctttaa